In one window of Arachis ipaensis cultivar K30076 chromosome B06, Araip1.1, whole genome shotgun sequence DNA:
- the LOC107646952 gene encoding uncharacterized protein LOC107646952 → MDPPSISNAQSSSSSVLSSQPLPNSKGGINDITLRSGTTLQERSPMELSSREDIQDEEVVEVEDVEDEDEVQETVEEEVAQPRDGVSKEDNVLKDAIPIPFPHLPRRTKRQVELDPNMVDIFKKVEVTIPLFYAIQQVPKYAKFLKNLCMNKEKIHDLETIPLGSSISNLMGAIPEKCGTPGPCMVICTIGGVQFVDCMCDLGACVSIMPLSIYDTLKLPPLKRSAARFISANKSIISVVGIAEDVLRCPLMTQEDHHLSFARPFLKTSRFKLDAFSGTYSLEIDGRAVSFNLDEAMKHPPKNYSIFRCHIINETVAEVHQEAVDEKNVVQGSSVEKPSE, encoded by the exons ATGGACCCACCCTCTATCTCCAACGCTCAATCTTCAAGCTCTAGTGTACTTTCCTCTCAACCTTTACCTAACTCCAAGGGTGGAATCAATGACATCACCTTGAGATCCGGCactacattgcaagagaggagtcccatggagctaagctcaagagaagacaTTCAAGACGAAGAggttgttgaggtagaagatgtgGAAGACGAGGATGAGGTACAAGAGacggttgaagaagaagttgctcaaccaaGGGATGGAGTATCTAAGGAAGACAATGTTTTGAAAGACGCCATTCCCATTCCTTTTCCACACCTTCCTAGGAGGACTAAAAGGCAAGTAGAGCTAGATCCTAACATGGTAgatatcttcaaaaaggttgaggtaactattccccttttttatgCTATTCAACAAGTTCCtaaatatgctaagtttctaaagaaTTTGTGCATGAATAAAGAGAAGattcatgatttagaaactattcctttgggtAGCTCGATTTCTAATTTGATGGGTGCTATACCGGAGAAATGTGGTACTCCCGGTCCGTGTATGGTTATATGCACTATAGGTGGTGTGCAGTTtgttgattgcatgtgtgacttaggtgcATGTGtcagtattatgccattatctatTTATGATACTTTGAAGCTTCCACCATTGAAAAGGTCAGCAGCCCGATTTATTTCGGCAAATAAGAGCATAATCTCTGTAGTTGGCATTGCGGAAGATGTCTTG agatgccccctaatgactcaggaagaccatcatctatCTTTTGCAAGGCCATTTTTGAAGACTTCTCggtttaaattggatgccttctcggGTACATATTCCCTTGAGATAGATGgaagagcagtgagtttcaaccttgatgaagctatgaagcatccaccGAAAAACTACTCTATCTTCCGGTGTCATATTATTAATGagactgtggctgaagttcaccaagaggcAGTTGATGAGAAGAACGTTGTTCAAGGTTCAAGTGTGGAGAAACCCTCTGAGTAA